The following coding sequences are from one Bradyrhizobium sp. WSM471 window:
- a CDS encoding Dps family protein, whose protein sequence is MSKAPQKVSPDLDTPTDLSSQAVNKVSEALNVLLADAFALYLKTKNFHWHISGRHFRDYHLLLDEQSDQIFATTDQLAERVRKIGGTTLKSIGQVAKLQTIKDNNEDYVPPREMLRELMQDNKHVAAAMRKAHEVCDDAGDVASASILENFIDETERRTWFLFEATRQEGANEA, encoded by the coding sequence GTGAGCAAAGCCCCACAAAAGGTCTCGCCCGACCTCGATACCCCTACCGATCTGTCGTCCCAGGCGGTCAACAAGGTTTCGGAGGCACTCAACGTGCTTCTGGCCGATGCGTTCGCGCTGTATCTGAAGACCAAGAATTTCCACTGGCACATCAGCGGCCGGCATTTCCGCGATTATCATTTGCTGCTCGACGAGCAGTCCGACCAGATCTTCGCCACCACCGACCAGCTCGCCGAGCGCGTCCGCAAGATCGGCGGCACCACGCTGAAGTCGATCGGCCAGGTCGCGAAACTCCAGACCATCAAGGACAACAACGAAGACTATGTCCCGCCGCGCGAGATGCTGCGCGAGCTGATGCAGGACAACAAGCATGTCGCCGCGGCAATGCGCAAGGCACACGAGGTCTGCGACGACGCCGGTGACGTCGCCAGCGCCAGCATCCTCGAGAACTTCATCGACGAGACCGAGCGCCGCACCTGGTTTTTGTTCGAAGCCACGAGACAGGAAGGCGCGAACGAGGCGTAG
- a CDS encoding MFS transporter has product MSVFWLALAAFAIGTEGFVIAGLLPSIATDLAISVPAAGQLVTAYALTYAVGSPILAVTLNNIDRRTVLALALSTFIAGNLAAMVASNYALLLASRMLMALGSGLCMPTALAVSVAVAAPERRGRAVALVTSGLTVATVIGVPLGNLIGSLLGWRATFAMVALIGAVALAGLLLGLPRGLPRNTASLGDRLAVARHRNVLTALLITILWALGAFTVFTYFAIPLRGLGFDASQISLALLVFGGAAAIGNMLGGVLADRLGTLATAGLGLAGMASALILHSLVLKLMPGQAHYAVLGAIFLWGISGWAFYPAQVASIIRIEPQASMIALSLNASAMYLGFAIGGALGGAVLAAWSPADLGWVGGLSVSAALLVHVARGWQARPKPVKIAG; this is encoded by the coding sequence ATGAGCGTGTTCTGGTTGGCCTTGGCGGCCTTTGCGATCGGCACGGAAGGCTTTGTCATTGCTGGGCTTTTGCCGTCTATCGCAACGGACCTGGCGATTTCCGTCCCCGCCGCCGGGCAGTTGGTCACGGCCTACGCGCTCACCTATGCGGTCGGCTCGCCGATCCTGGCGGTGACGCTGAACAATATCGACCGCCGCACCGTGCTGGCCCTGGCGCTATCGACCTTCATCGCCGGAAACCTCGCGGCGATGGTGGCGTCCAACTACGCCCTGCTGCTGGCCTCGCGCATGCTGATGGCGCTGGGCTCCGGGCTGTGCATGCCGACCGCGCTGGCCGTATCCGTGGCCGTCGCCGCGCCGGAGCGACGCGGCCGCGCGGTGGCGCTGGTTACCTCGGGCCTCACGGTTGCGACTGTCATCGGCGTTCCCCTCGGCAATCTCATCGGCAGCCTGCTCGGCTGGCGCGCGACCTTTGCCATGGTCGCGCTGATCGGCGCCGTTGCGCTCGCCGGCCTGCTGCTCGGCCTGCCCCGCGGCCTGCCGCGCAACACGGCCTCGCTCGGCGATCGGCTGGCAGTGGCGCGTCACCGCAATGTCCTGACCGCGCTTCTGATCACGATCTTATGGGCGCTCGGTGCCTTCACCGTGTTCACCTATTTCGCGATCCCGCTGCGCGGCCTCGGCTTCGATGCGTCGCAGATCAGCCTCGCGCTGCTGGTGTTCGGCGGCGCCGCCGCGATCGGGAACATGCTCGGTGGCGTCCTGGCCGACCGGCTCGGCACGCTCGCCACGGCAGGTCTCGGGCTTGCCGGCATGGCCAGCGCGCTGATCCTGCATTCGCTGGTCCTGAAGCTGATGCCGGGACAGGCGCATTATGCGGTGCTGGGCGCAATCTTCCTCTGGGGCATCTCGGGATGGGCGTTCTACCCGGCCCAGGTCGCCAGCATCATCCGGATCGAGCCGCAGGCCTCGATGATCGCGCTCTCGCTCAACGCCTCGGCCATGTATCTCGGCTTTGCGATCGGCGGTGCCTTGGGCGGCGCCGTGCTTGCGGCGTGGAGCCCGGCCGATCTCGGCTGGGTCGGCGGATTGAGCGTTTCGGCGGCTCTTCTGGTGCATGTCGCCCGGGGCTGGCAGGCTCGGCCAAAACCGGTCAAAATTGCCGGTTGA
- a CDS encoding class I SAM-dependent methyltransferase gives MDDWIDYYDSTHTIYVSKLHRDLHFQIIARDIIGYISSPEATVLDYACGEALSASQVAAACGQLILAEPAPGVRGRLIARFAPNTKIRVRSLDDVRKMQEQSIDLVVMNSVAQYMTPDELDAALLNFRRILKPAGKLVLGDVLQPNVGMLRDVTALLSFGLRHGFFKDALIGLISTALSDYRQLRTRIGLQRYSEEEITAKLKAAGFAVQRAHRNIGHNSWRMTFVARPPLVR, from the coding sequence ATGGACGACTGGATCGATTATTACGACTCGACGCACACGATCTATGTCAGCAAGCTGCATCGCGACTTGCACTTCCAGATCATCGCGCGGGACATCATCGGCTACATTTCTTCGCCCGAGGCGACAGTGCTCGACTATGCCTGTGGCGAGGCGCTGTCGGCGAGCCAGGTCGCGGCGGCCTGCGGCCAGCTGATCCTGGCCGAGCCCGCGCCCGGCGTGCGCGGCCGGTTGATCGCGCGGTTTGCCCCGAATACGAAGATCCGCGTCCGCTCGCTCGACGATGTCCGCAAGATGCAGGAGCAGTCGATTGATCTCGTCGTGATGAACTCGGTCGCGCAATACATGACGCCGGACGAGCTCGACGCCGCGCTCCTCAACTTTCGCCGTATCCTGAAGCCCGCGGGCAAGCTCGTGCTGGGCGATGTCCTCCAGCCCAATGTCGGCATGCTCAGGGACGTCACGGCGCTGCTCAGCTTCGGCCTGCGGCACGGCTTTTTCAAAGATGCGCTGATCGGGCTGATCAGCACCGCACTGTCAGATTACCGTCAGCTGCGCACGCGCATCGGGCTGCAACGCTACAGTGAGGAGGAGATCACCGCCAAGCTGAAGGCAGCCGGCTTCGCGGTCCAGCGCGCTCACCGCAATATCGGCCACAATAGCTGGCGCATGACGTTCGTCGCGCGGCCGCCATTGGTTCGGTAA
- the carA gene encoding glutamine-hydrolyzing carbamoyl-phosphate synthase small subunit translates to MTQHDNDPAWPDHKPTALLVLADGTVLEGFGLGAEGQAVGEVCFNTAMTGYEEILTDPSYAGQLITFTFPHIGNVGTNDDDIETVNMAATPGARGVILRTAITDPSNYRATKHLDQWLKARGIIGLSGIDTRALTALIRSKGMPNAVIAHAKDGEFDLHGLKEEAREWPGLEGMDLVPMVTSGQRFTWDETPWLWEKGFGRQDKPEFNVVAIDYGIKRNILRLLAGVGCKVTVVPATTSSEDILAMKPDGVFLSNGPGDPAATGKYAVPVIQDVIKSGTPTFGICLGHQMLGLAVGAKTKKMHQGHHGANHPVKDETTGKVEITSMNHGFAVDESTLPTGATQTHISLFDGSNCGIQLDGKPVFSVQYHPEASPGPRDSHYLFQRFADLMRQKKSA, encoded by the coding sequence ATGACACAACATGACAACGATCCCGCCTGGCCGGACCACAAACCGACCGCGCTGTTGGTGCTTGCCGACGGTACGGTGCTGGAAGGCTTTGGCCTCGGCGCCGAAGGCCAAGCCGTCGGCGAGGTCTGCTTCAACACCGCGATGACCGGCTATGAGGAGATCCTCACCGATCCCTCCTATGCCGGCCAGCTCATCACCTTCACCTTCCCGCATATCGGCAATGTCGGCACCAATGACGACGACATCGAGACGGTGAACATGGCCGCGACGCCCGGCGCGCGCGGCGTGATCCTGCGCACCGCGATCACCGATCCCTCGAACTACCGCGCCACCAAGCACCTCGACCAGTGGCTGAAGGCCCGCGGCATCATCGGCCTCTCCGGCATCGACACCCGCGCGCTGACCGCGCTGATCCGCAGCAAGGGCATGCCCAACGCCGTGATCGCGCACGCCAAGGACGGCGAGTTCGACCTGCACGGCCTGAAGGAAGAAGCGCGCGAATGGCCGGGCCTCGAAGGCATGGACCTCGTGCCGATGGTCACCTCCGGCCAGCGCTTCACCTGGGACGAGACGCCGTGGCTGTGGGAGAAGGGCTTTGGCCGTCAGGACAAGCCTGAGTTCAACGTCGTCGCCATCGACTACGGCATCAAGCGCAACATTCTGCGCCTGCTCGCCGGCGTCGGCTGCAAGGTGACGGTGGTGCCGGCAACGACGTCATCCGAGGACATCCTGGCGATGAAGCCGGACGGCGTGTTCCTGTCGAACGGTCCCGGCGATCCGGCCGCGACCGGCAAATATGCCGTGCCCGTGATTCAGGACGTGATCAAGTCGGGCACGCCGACATTCGGAATTTGTCTCGGCCACCAGATGCTCGGCCTCGCGGTCGGCGCCAAGACCAAGAAGATGCACCAGGGCCATCACGGCGCCAATCATCCCGTGAAGGACGAGACCACCGGCAAGGTCGAGATCACCTCGATGAATCACGGCTTTGCCGTGGACGAGAGCACGCTGCCGACGGGCGCGACCCAGACCCACATCTCGCTGTTCGACGGCTCCAATTGCGGCATCCAGCTCGACGGCAAGCCGGTGTTCTCGGTGCAGTACCACCCCGAGGCCTCACCGGGTCCGCGCGACTCGCACTATCTGTTCCAGCGTTTTGCGGACCTGATGCGGCAGAAGAAGAGCGCGTAA
- a CDS encoding GatB/YqeY domain-containing protein codes for MLRDDINNAVKEAMKAKEERKLSTLRMVNSTIKNADIEARGSGKPPLSDADLLGVFQKMIKQRQESVELYEKGGRAELAAQEREEIAVISAYLPKQMSDDDVKKAISDAIAETGAAGMKDMGKVIAVLKTKYAGQMDFGKASGLVKAALTG; via the coding sequence ATGCTGCGCGACGACATCAACAATGCGGTCAAGGAGGCCATGAAGGCCAAGGAAGAGCGCAAGCTGTCCACGCTGCGCATGGTCAACTCGACCATCAAGAACGCCGACATCGAGGCGCGCGGCAGCGGCAAGCCGCCGCTCTCGGACGCGGACCTGCTCGGCGTGTTCCAGAAGATGATCAAGCAACGTCAGGAGTCGGTCGAGCTCTACGAGAAGGGCGGCCGTGCCGAGCTCGCGGCGCAGGAGCGCGAGGAGATCGCGGTGATCTCGGCGTATCTGCCGAAGCAGATGTCGGACGACGACGTCAAGAAGGCGATCTCGGACGCGATCGCCGAGACCGGCGCCGCCGGCATGAAGGACATGGGCAAGGTGATCGCCGTGTTGAAGACGAAGTACGCCGGCCAGATGGATTTCGGCAAGGCCTCTGGTTTGGTGAAGGCTGCGCTGACGGGCTAA
- the carB gene encoding carbamoyl-phosphate synthase large subunit — MPKRTDITTILIIGAGPIVIGQACEFDYSGTQAVKTLKEEGYRIVLVNSNPATIMTDPELADATYIEPITPEIVAKIIEKERHVIPGGFALLPTMGGQTALNCALSLRQQGTLEKFDVEMIGATADAIDKAEDRQLFREAMTKIGLETPKSRLANASALKKAFRDKYQADRAKASGAELAELERQWTLGESDRRKRYQEYALGQALMALSEIGLPAIIRPSFTMGGTGGGIAYNKEEFLDIIERGLDASPTNEVLIEESVLGWKEYEMEVVRDKKDNCIIVCSIENLDPMGVHTGDSITVAPALTLTDKEYQIMRDASLAVLREIGVETGGSNVQFGVNPEDGRMVVIEMNPRVSRSSALASKATGFPIAKVAAKLAVGYTLDEIANDITGGATPASFEPTIDYVVTKVPRFAFEKFPGASTTLTTSMKSVGEVMAIGRTFQESLQKALRGLETGLTGLDEIEIEGLGRDDDKNAIRAALGTPTPNRLLQVAQAMRLGWSDEEIFNSCKIDPWFLSEMRGIVDMEAKVRKNGLPGNAFGMRTLKAMGFSDARLAVIAETTEAEVTAKRHALGVRPVYKRIDTCAAEFASPTAYMYSTYEAPFAGTPADESSPSDKKKVIILGGGPNRIGQGIEFDYCCCHACFALHDAGYESIMVNCNPETVSTDYDTADRLYFEPLTAEDVLEIIAKERTNGTLHGVIVQFGGQTPLKLARALEAAEVPILGTSPDAIDLAEDRDRFKRVLDKLRLKQPKNGIAYSVEQARLVATDLGLPLVVRPSYVLGGRAMQIIREENQLSDYLLGTLPELVPGDVKARYPNDKTGQINTVLGKNPLLFDRYLSDATEIDVDCLCDGKDTFIVGIMEHIEEAGIHSGDSACSLPPHSLDDKMIEELERQTRELALGLDVVGLMNVQYAIKDGEIYVLEVNPRASRTVPFVAKVVGTPVAKIAARVMAGEKLADFKLKKANLDHVGVKESVFPFARFPGVDTVLGPEMRSTGEVMGIDRSFAVAFAKSQLGGGTRVPRKGTVFVSVRESDKTRITEAVRELHSLGFKVLATSGTARFLTDQGIPTEKVNKVLEGRPHIVDAITNGDVQLVFNTTEGPQALADSRSLRRAALLHKVPYYTTLSGAVAAARGIRAYLGGDLEVRTLQSYFSET, encoded by the coding sequence ATGCCCAAACGTACAGACATCACCACCATCCTGATCATCGGCGCCGGTCCCATCGTGATCGGCCAGGCCTGCGAGTTCGACTATTCGGGCACCCAGGCGGTGAAGACGCTGAAGGAAGAGGGCTATCGCATCGTCCTCGTCAATTCCAATCCGGCCACCATCATGACCGACCCGGAATTGGCCGATGCCACCTATATCGAGCCGATCACGCCCGAGATCGTCGCAAAGATCATCGAGAAGGAACGTCACGTCATTCCGGGCGGCTTCGCGCTGCTGCCGACCATGGGCGGACAGACCGCGCTGAACTGCGCGCTGTCGCTGCGCCAGCAAGGCACGCTCGAAAAGTTCGACGTCGAAATGATCGGCGCCACCGCGGACGCGATCGACAAGGCCGAAGACCGCCAGTTGTTCCGCGAGGCCATGACCAAGATCGGGCTCGAGACGCCGAAGTCGCGGCTCGCCAACGCCTCCGCCCTGAAGAAGGCCTTCCGCGACAAGTACCAGGCCGATCGCGCAAAGGCCTCGGGCGCGGAGCTCGCAGAGCTCGAGCGGCAGTGGACGCTCGGCGAGAGCGACCGCCGCAAGCGCTACCAGGAATATGCGCTCGGCCAGGCGCTGATGGCGCTGTCCGAGATCGGCCTGCCCGCGATCATCCGCCCCTCCTTCACCATGGGCGGCACCGGCGGCGGCATTGCCTACAACAAGGAAGAGTTCCTCGACATCATCGAGCGCGGCCTGGATGCGTCTCCCACCAACGAAGTGCTGATCGAAGAATCCGTGCTCGGCTGGAAAGAGTACGAGATGGAGGTGGTGCGCGACAAGAAAGACAATTGCATCATCGTCTGCTCGATCGAGAACCTCGATCCGATGGGCGTGCACACCGGCGATTCCATCACGGTGGCGCCGGCGCTGACGCTGACCGACAAGGAATACCAGATCATGCGCGACGCCTCGCTGGCGGTGCTGCGCGAGATCGGCGTCGAGACCGGCGGCTCCAACGTGCAGTTCGGCGTCAATCCCGAAGACGGCCGCATGGTCGTCATCGAGATGAATCCGCGCGTGTCGCGCTCTTCCGCCCTGGCTTCGAAAGCCACCGGCTTTCCGATTGCAAAGGTCGCCGCCAAGCTTGCGGTCGGCTACACGCTCGACGAAATTGCCAACGACATCACCGGCGGCGCCACGCCGGCCTCGTTCGAGCCGACGATCGACTATGTCGTCACCAAGGTGCCGCGTTTCGCCTTCGAGAAATTCCCCGGCGCCTCCACCACGCTGACCACGTCGATGAAGTCGGTCGGCGAAGTCATGGCGATCGGCCGCACCTTTCAGGAAAGCCTTCAGAAGGCATTGCGCGGGCTCGAGACCGGACTCACCGGCCTCGACGAGATCGAGATCGAAGGTCTCGGCCGCGACGACGACAAGAATGCGATCCGCGCTGCGCTCGGCACGCCGACGCCGAACCGGCTGCTCCAGGTCGCGCAGGCGATGCGGCTCGGCTGGTCGGACGAGGAGATCTTCAATTCCTGCAAGATCGATCCGTGGTTCCTCAGCGAGATGCGCGGCATCGTCGACATGGAAGCGAAGGTCCGCAAGAACGGCCTGCCGGGCAACGCCTTCGGCATGCGCACGCTCAAGGCCATGGGCTTCTCCGATGCCCGGCTCGCGGTGATCGCCGAGACGACGGAGGCGGAGGTCACGGCGAAGCGCCACGCGCTCGGCGTTCGCCCGGTCTACAAACGCATCGATACCTGCGCGGCCGAGTTCGCTTCGCCCACCGCCTACATGTACTCGACCTATGAGGCGCCGTTCGCGGGCACGCCCGCGGACGAGAGCTCGCCGTCCGACAAGAAGAAGGTCATCATCCTCGGCGGCGGACCGAACCGCATCGGCCAGGGCATCGAATTCGACTATTGCTGCTGTCACGCCTGCTTCGCGCTGCACGACGCCGGCTACGAATCCATCATGGTCAACTGCAACCCGGAGACGGTGTCGACCGACTACGACACTGCGGACCGGCTCTATTTCGAGCCGCTCACCGCCGAGGACGTGCTGGAGATCATCGCGAAGGAACGCACGAACGGCACGCTGCACGGCGTGATCGTGCAGTTCGGCGGCCAGACCCCCCTCAAGCTCGCGCGGGCGCTGGAAGCCGCCGAAGTGCCGATCCTCGGCACCTCGCCCGACGCCATCGACCTTGCGGAAGACCGCGATCGCTTCAAGCGGGTGCTCGACAAGCTGCGGCTGAAGCAGCCCAAGAACGGCATCGCCTATTCGGTCGAGCAAGCGCGCCTGGTCGCAACCGATCTCGGCCTGCCGCTGGTGGTGCGCCCGTCCTACGTGCTCGGCGGCCGCGCGATGCAAATCATCCGCGAGGAAAACCAGCTCAGCGATTACCTGCTGGGCACGCTGCCGGAACTGGTGCCGGGGGACGTCAAGGCGCGTTACCCGAACGACAAGACCGGCCAGATCAACACCGTGCTCGGCAAGAACCCGCTGCTGTTCGACCGCTATCTGTCCGATGCGACCGAGATCGACGTCGACTGCCTCTGCGACGGCAAGGACACTTTCATCGTCGGCATCATGGAGCACATCGAGGAAGCCGGCATCCATTCCGGCGACAGCGCCTGCTCGCTGCCGCCGCATTCGCTGGACGACAAGATGATCGAGGAGCTGGAGCGGCAGACCCGCGAGCTGGCGCTCGGCCTCGACGTCGTCGGCCTGATGAATGTGCAATACGCCATCAAGGACGGCGAGATCTACGTGCTCGAAGTCAATCCGCGCGCCTCGCGCACGGTGCCCTTTGTCGCCAAGGTGGTCGGCACGCCTGTCGCGAAGATAGCGGCGCGCGTCATGGCCGGCGAGAAGCTTGCCGATTTCAAGCTGAAGAAGGCGAACCTCGATCATGTCGGCGTGAAGGAATCGGTGTTTCCGTTCGCCCGCTTCCCCGGGGTCGATACCGTGCTCGGCCCCGAAATGCGCTCGACCGGCGAGGTCATGGGCATCGACCGCTCCTTCGCGGTGGCGTTCGCCAAGAGCCAGCTCGGCGGCGGCACGCGGGTGCCGCGCAAGGGCACGGTGTTCGTCTCGGTTCGCGAGAGCGACAAGACGCGCATCACCGAGGCCGTCCGCGAGCTGCATTCGCTCGGCTTCAAGGTGCTGGCGACGTCGGGCACGGCCCGCTTCCTGACCGACCAGGGCATCCCGACCGAGAAGGTGAACAAGGTGCTGGAGGGGCGGCCGCACATCGTCGACGCCATCACCAATGGTGACGTCCAGCTCGTCTTCAACACCACCGAAGGCCCGCAGGCGCTCGCCGACAGCCGTTCGCTGCGGCGCGCGGCCCTCTTGCATAAAGTGCCGTATTACACCACTCTTTCCGGGGCCGTGGCGGCCGCGCGGGGCATCCGCGCCTATCTGGGCGGGGACCTTGAGGTTCGGACCCTGCAGAGCTACTTTTCGGAAACCTGA
- a CDS encoding alpha/beta fold hydrolase — MDQTTPILLVPGLASSARIYAPVIPALWRFGPVMVANHVRDDNMAAIARRVLSEAPPRFALAGHSMGGYIALEIMRQAPERVARLALINTQARPDTEEATARRRGLMERARRGELRAAREEMFPELVHPSRRDDSGIRQLVHEQGEDVGVEGYLRQQTAIIARVDSRPTLATIKCPTLVLTGDADNTIPNAFSKEMAEGIAGARLVVLENCGHLPQPEQPAATVRALVEWLGTPVVSGPRTA, encoded by the coding sequence ATGGACCAGACGACGCCGATTTTGCTGGTTCCGGGACTAGCCTCCTCGGCCCGGATCTATGCGCCGGTGATCCCGGCGCTGTGGCGGTTCGGCCCGGTGATGGTCGCCAACCATGTTCGCGACGACAACATGGCGGCGATCGCCCGGCGGGTGCTGAGCGAGGCGCCGCCGCGCTTCGCGCTCGCCGGCCATTCCATGGGCGGCTACATCGCGCTCGAGATCATGCGCCAGGCGCCCGAGCGGGTGGCCAGGCTCGCGCTGATCAACACCCAGGCGCGGCCCGACACGGAGGAGGCGACCGCGCGCCGCCGCGGCCTGATGGAGCGGGCCCGGCGCGGCGAGCTGCGTGCCGCGCGCGAGGAGATGTTTCCCGAACTGGTACATCCGTCGCGCCGCGACGATTCCGGCATTCGCCAACTCGTCCACGAGCAGGGCGAGGACGTGGGCGTCGAAGGCTATCTGCGGCAGCAGACCGCGATCATCGCGCGGGTGGATTCACGGCCGACGCTTGCCACGATCAAATGCCCGACGCTGGTGCTGACGGGCGATGCGGACAACACGATTCCCAACGCCTTCTCGAAGGAGATGGCGGAGGGCATTGCCGGCGCAAGGCTCGTCGTTCTGGAGAATTGCGGACATCTGCCGCAGCCGGAGCAGCCTGCGGCGACGGTGCGGGCGCTGGTCGAATGGCTGGGAACCCCGGTTGTCTCGGGGCCGCGAACGGCCTAG
- a CDS encoding helix-turn-helix transcriptional regulator, giving the protein MSRTPPHPTREQIELPMVLDCLSDPIRLAIVYQLAQQERVSGELCCGDFNGLSGKSNLAYHFAKLRECGLMQTRVAGTNRFMRLRREDLDARFPGLLDAVITSAAKDADRLRLVSECEVVEAD; this is encoded by the coding sequence ATGAGCCGCACCCCACCCCACCCCACCCGCGAGCAGATTGAACTGCCGATGGTTCTGGATTGCCTGAGCGATCCGATCAGATTGGCGATCGTGTACCAGCTCGCGCAGCAGGAACGTGTCAGCGGCGAGCTGTGCTGCGGCGATTTCAACGGGCTCAGCGGCAAGTCGAATCTGGCCTATCACTTCGCCAAGCTACGCGAATGCGGCCTGATGCAGACCCGCGTCGCCGGCACCAACCGCTTCATGCGGCTGCGCCGCGAGGATCTGGACGCACGTTTTCCGGGCCTGCTCGATGCCGTCATCACCTCCGCCGCAAAGGATGCCGACCGGCTGCGGCTTGTGTCGGAATGTGAAGTGGTTGAGGCTGATTGA
- a CDS encoding epoxide hydrolase family protein, with translation MTAIEPFRIAISDDILADLKSRLARTRWPEAELVSDWSQGAPLKWIQEICTYWADGYDWRAREAKLNRFEQFTTEIDGLDIHFLHVRSKEPSALPLIITHGWPGSIVEFQKVIAPLVDPTAHGGNPADAFHVVCPSLPGFGFSGKPNTTGWGVDRIAATWARLMDRLGYARYGAQGGDWGSAVTTSLGMQDAEHCAGIHITLAFNAAPKVEGEPTPEEKRALAGLKHYVDLDSGYSKQQSTRPQTLGYGLTDSPSGQAAWILEKFWAWTDCDGHPENIFTKDELLDNVMLYWATETATSSARLYWESFGKRRTTPVVKVPTGVAVFPKEIITPVRRWMEPNFHNITHWSEMEKGGHFAAFEQPELYVGEVRKFFATVR, from the coding sequence ATGACTGCCATAGAACCGTTTCGCATCGCCATCAGCGACGACATTCTCGCCGACCTCAAGTCGCGCCTCGCCCGGACGCGCTGGCCGGAGGCGGAGCTGGTCTCCGACTGGAGCCAAGGTGCGCCGCTGAAATGGATCCAGGAGATCTGCACCTATTGGGCTGATGGCTACGACTGGCGTGCGCGCGAAGCAAAACTCAATCGCTTCGAACAGTTCACCACCGAGATCGATGGGCTCGACATCCACTTCCTGCATGTGCGCTCGAAGGAGCCGTCGGCGCTGCCGCTGATCATCACCCATGGCTGGCCCGGCTCGATCGTCGAATTCCAGAAGGTGATCGCGCCGCTGGTCGATCCTACCGCGCATGGCGGCAATCCCGCCGATGCTTTCCACGTCGTCTGTCCATCGCTGCCGGGCTTTGGGTTCTCGGGCAAGCCGAACACCACCGGCTGGGGCGTCGATCGCATTGCCGCGACCTGGGCCAGGCTGATGGACCGGCTCGGCTACGCACGCTATGGCGCGCAGGGCGGCGACTGGGGTTCGGCGGTGACGACCTCGCTTGGCATGCAGGACGCCGAGCATTGCGCCGGCATCCACATCACGCTCGCCTTCAACGCCGCACCGAAGGTCGAGGGCGAACCGACGCCGGAAGAGAAGCGCGCGCTCGCCGGCCTCAAGCATTACGTTGACCTCGACTCCGGCTATTCGAAGCAGCAATCGACGCGGCCGCAGACCCTCGGCTATGGTCTGACGGATTCACCGAGCGGGCAGGCGGCCTGGATTCTGGAAAAATTCTGGGCCTGGACCGATTGCGACGGCCATCCCGAGAACATCTTCACCAAGGACGAGCTGCTCGACAACGTCATGCTCTATTGGGCGACGGAGACGGCGACCTCGTCTGCGCGGCTTTATTGGGAAAGCTTCGGCAAACGCCGGACCACGCCGGTGGTCAAGGTGCCGACGGGCGTGGCTGTTTTCCCCAAGGAGATCATCACGCCGGTGCGGCGCTGGATGGAGCCGAACTTCCACAACATCACGCATTGGAGCGAGATGGAGAAGGGCGGCCATTTCGCCGCATTCGAGCAGCCGGAGCTGTATGTCGGAGAGGTCCGCAAGTTCTTCGCGACGGTGCGGTAG
- the greA gene encoding transcription elongation factor GreA, with translation MEKVPMTAGGFAALGEELKKRQSEDRPRIIEHIAEARSHGDLSENAEYHAAKEEQSHNEGRIAELEDKLARADIIDISKLSGDTIKFGATVTLVDEDTEKKTVWQIVGEVEADAKKGRISITSPLARALIGKKKGSTVEVNAPGGAKAYEITKVEWR, from the coding sequence ATGGAAAAGGTACCGATGACAGCGGGCGGCTTTGCGGCGCTCGGGGAAGAACTGAAGAAGCGCCAGTCGGAGGACCGTCCGCGGATCATCGAGCATATCGCCGAGGCGCGCTCGCACGGAGACCTGTCGGAAAACGCGGAATACCACGCCGCGAAGGAAGAGCAGTCCCACAATGAAGGCCGCATCGCCGAGCTCGAGGACAAGCTGGCGCGCGCCGACATCATCGACATCTCGAAGCTGTCCGGCGACACCATCAAGTTCGGCGCCACCGTGACACTGGTCGACGAGGACACCGAAAAGAAGACGGTGTGGCAGATCGTCGGCGAGGTCGAGGCCGACGCCAAGAAGGGCCGCATCTCCATCACCTCGCCGCTCGCGCGCGCGCTGATCGGCAAGAAGAAGGGCTCAACCGTCGAGGTCAACGCACCCGGCGGCGCCAAGGCTTATGAGATCACCAAGGTGGAGTGGCGGTAG